In the Phaseolus vulgaris cultivar G19833 chromosome 7, P. vulgaris v2.0, whole genome shotgun sequence genome, one interval contains:
- the LOC137830698 gene encoding protein ACCUMULATION AND REPLICATION OF CHLOROPLASTS 3, chloroplastic, protein MELSAFLTFKAVSHASIVPFSSNQLCSRCSFPLRRRDYGFCSTPEPKPFVQIKMCSEKKGSSSNGYGGTESGETKPDFVEVIGIGSRKDAIFYFCLSAPFRLPLLRFWSILMKESEEVQLQQRSIEEEPQPRIVKAPVFLKSCSKTIVLVASAGYGLHHTVATDIFETVRSRNGLTVAIVLKPFRFEGLRRQNEVKALMQKLKENTNLLIEIDIDALLEKDLLTLDEAMKTANDAVLLAIKAVSVLKSDMHRKIIDRLNDGMKEASPSEINKILESYKEAGIGFGAAANIKASILKSIFDSPFLGVRLKDPNCIVICTLSCSGPINDSDISNFLRTFRQTTNYTKDIIISTIHDPAVEPNLFITTVLTLGYLNVQRSSQNGGILSRLALHFPLIFSFWGRRNQEEVVTGKQTEVFPPQTMSSVEVDERTNQIASDGIDSNPDKYCEELEPAMSNNSKLPASRDSGKSEDLFDTTSNYNTLYDSITEGGDSVFQREQLENGNLGPGFEVAKKWAQEKAADATAIVDNLSIFHLPVGVRPSEELKERLEISFMTKQHEPDTDNDVKAQTLNGGTSPWSAATDASLEAVMEFASSLLKGKNANKSKTNGVLSVRAASMLEAERDLSKKWSPVVEMQYRGGRYKGRCQGGLPEGKGRLVLRDGSIYDGLWRYGKRSGPGTFYLKNGDMFQGLWRDDVIHGKGWFYFHTGDRWFANFWKGKANGEGRFYTKSGDAFFGNFKDGWRHGQFLCINANGQRYTEIWEHGVRVDSKHLDR, encoded by the exons ATGGAGCTTTCTGCGTTCCTCACCTTCAAAGCAGTTTCTCATGCTTCCATCGTTCCATTTTCTTCGAATCAACTTTGCAGCCGCTGCTCCTTTCCTCTTCGTCGGCGCGATTATGGCTTCTGTTCGACTCCCGAGCCAAAACCGTTTGTTCAGATCAAGATGTGCTCGGAGAAGAAAGGTTCGTCGTCGAACGGTTACGGTGGAACCGAGAGCGGAGAGACGAAACCTGATTTCGTCGAAGTCATAGGCATTGGTTCTAGGAAGGACgctattttttatttctgcTTGAGCGCGCCGTTTCGCTTGCCTTTACTGCGGTTTTG GAGTATCCTTATGAAAGAATCAGAAGAAGTGCAATTACAACAAAGATCAATTGAAGAAG AACCTCAGCCAAGAATTGTCAAAGCTCCAGTATTTTTGAAGTCGTGCTCAAAGACTATTGTCCTT GTGGCCAGTGCAGGATATGGCTTGCACCACACTGTTGCAACTGATATTTTTGAAACTGTAAGGTCCAGGAATGGATTAACAGTTGCCATAGTTTTGAAACCATTTAGATTTGAAGGGCTTAGACGTCAAAACGAG GTGAAAGCCTTGATGCAGAAACTTAAGGAGAACACAAATTTACTTATCG aaattgatattgatgcacTGCTTGAGAAAGACTTGTTGACACTAGATGAGGCCATGAAGACTGCTAACGATGCAGTTTTGCTAGCTATTAAGGCTGTCTCTGTTCTTAAATCT GATATGCACAGAAAAATTATAGATAGATTGAATGATGGCATGAAAGAGGCCAGCCCTTCAGAAATTAATAAA ATATTGGAATCCTATAAAGAAGCAGGGATTGGATTTGGAGCCGCTGCTAACATAAAAGCTTCAATTTTGAAGTCTATATTTGATAGTCCTTTCCTCGGTGTTCGTTTGAAG GATCCAAATTGCATAGTTATATGCACTCTTTCCTGTTCAGGACCCATCAATGATAGTGATATATCAAACTTTCTACGTACTTTCCGTCAAACAACAAATTACACAAAAGatattataatatcaacaatacATGACCCTGCTGTCGAACCCAACCTATTCATAACGACAGTGCTTACACTTGG CTATTTAAATGTGCAACGGTCTTCCCAGAATGGTGGTATACTATCCAGACTTGCCCTGCATTTTCCTCTTATTTTTAGCTTTTGGGGAAGACGTAATCAGGAAGAAGTTGTCACTGGGAAACAGACTGAAGTATTTCCTCCACAAACGATGAGTTCTGTTGAAGTTGATGAGAGAACAAATCAGATTGCTTCAGATGGCATAGATAGCAATCCTGATAAATACTGTGAGGAGTTGGAGCCAGCAATGAGCAACAACTCAAAGTTGCCTGCCTCAAG GGATTCAGGAAAAAGTGAAGATTTATTTGACACCACTTCAAACTATAACACCCTCTATGACTCTATTACTGAAGGAG GTGACTCTGTTTTTCAAAGGGAGCAACTTGAGAACGGCAATCTAGGTCCTGGATTTGAGGTGGCAAAGAAATGGGCCCAAGAAAAAGCAGCTGATGCTACAGCAATTGTCGATAACCTAAGCATCTTCCACCTTCCTGTTGGTGTGAGGCCTTCAGAAGAGTTGAAAGAAAGACTGGAAATCTCATTTATGACAAAACAGCATGAGCCAGATACTGATAATGATGTGAAAGCACAAACATTGAATGGAGGTACGTCCCCTTGGAGTGCAGCCACTGATGCTAGTTTGGAAGCAGTTATGGAATTTGCATCTTCACTTTTGAAAGGAAAGAATGCTAATAAATCAAAGACAAATGGAGTACTATCTGTTCGAGCTGCGTCTATGTTG GAGGCGGAACGTGATTTGTCAAAAAAGTGGAGTCCAGTGGTGGAAATGCAATATAGGGGAGGAAGATACAAGGGACGATGCCAAGGAGGTCTACCTGAAGGAAAG GGGCGTCTTGTTCTCAGAGATGGGAGCATATATGATGGCTTATGGCGGTATGGGAAGAGATCAGGTCCAGGTACATTCTATTTAAAAAACGGAGATATGTTTCAAGGATTATGGAGGGATGATGTCATACATGGCAAG GGTTGGTTTTATTTTCACACTGGTGATCGGTGGTTTGCAAACTTTTGGAAGGGAAAAGCTAATGGCGAGGGACGATTCTACACAAAGTCCGGCGATGCCTTCTTTGGCAATTTCAAAGATGGATGGCGACATGGCCAGTTTCTCTGTATTAATGCGAACGGGCAAAG GTACACTGAAATTTGGGAACATGGTGTTCGTGTAGATAGCAAGCATTTGGACAGATGA